The proteins below come from a single Drosophila busckii strain San Diego stock center, stock number 13000-0081.31 chromosome X, ASM1175060v1, whole genome shotgun sequence genomic window:
- the LOC108605371 gene encoding vitellogenin-1 produces MNPLRVLSVVACLAMAAMASPTSTANQSLKPMEWLTPRELEAIPAVDELTLDRLESMPLQKGAELLQQVYHLSQINHDVEPNYVPSNIQVYWPQPNGEKIVAPFNEMIQRLKQQQNFGEDEVTVIVTGLPNTVETVKKANRKLVAAYMQRYNLQAQQQQAQKYTNDLDDETKNKNQRSSSEEDYNELAKNANTNTGDIIVIDLGSQLTTFKRYAMLDIEKTGNKIGKWIAQLTSELRLPYETIHMIGQNVGAHVAGAAANEFTRLTGHKLRRVTGLDPSSIIAKYRNTLIGLARGDAEFVDVIHTSVYGMGTPIRSGDVDFYPNGPSTGVPGADNVVEATMRATRYFAESVRPGNERAFPAVPANSLKQYKENDGFGKRAYMGIDAAYDIEGDYMLQVNPKSPFGRNAPAQKQSSYHGMHTVWQNEKSFQ; encoded by the exons ATGAATCCCCTGAGAGTGCTCAGCGTGGTCGCCTGCTTGGCGATGGCTGCAATGGCCTCGCCCACAAGCACCGCCAACCAGTCGTTGAAGCCAATGGAGTGGCTGACGCCCCGCGAACTGGAGGCTATTCCCGCTGTTGATGAGCTGACGCTGGACCGTTTGGAGAGCATGCCTCTCCAGAAGGGCGCCGAGCTTTTGCAGCAAGTGT acCACTTGTCGCAGATCAACCACGATGTGGAGCCCAACTATGTGCCCAGCAACATTCAGGTGTACTGGCCCCAGCCCAACGGTGAGAAGATTGTTGCCCCCTTCAACGAGATGATCCAGCgtctgaagcagcagcagaacttCGGCGAGGATGAGGTGACCGTTATTGTGACCGGTCTGCCCAACACCGTTGAGACCGTCAAGAAGGCCAACCGCAAGCTTGTCGCCGCCTACATGCAGCGTTACAACCTGcaggctcagcagcagcaggcccaGAAGTACACCAACGATTTAGATGATGAGACCAAGAACAAGAACCAGCGCAGCTCCAGCGAGGAGGACTACAATGAGCTGGCCAAGAatgccaacaccaacaccGGCGACATCATCGTCATCGATTTGGGCTCCCAGCTGACCACCTTCAAGCGCTACGCCATGCTCGACATTGAGAAGACCGGCAACAAGATCGGCAAGTGGATCGCTCAGCTGACCAGCGAACTGAGACTGCCCTATGAGACCATCCACATGATCGGCCAGAATGTTGGTGCCCATGTTGCCGGCGCTGCCGCCAATGAGTTCACCCGCCTTACCGGACACAAGCTGCGTCGCGTTACCGGCTTGGACCCCAGCAGCATCATCGCCAAGTACCGCAACACTCTGATCGGCCTGGCCCGCGGCGATGCCGAGTTCGTTGATGTTATCCACACCTCAGTCTACGGCATGGGCACCCCCATCCGCAGCGGCGATGTTGACTTCTACCCCAATGGCCCCTCGACCGGTGTTCCCGGCGCTGACAATGTTGTGGAGGCTACCATGCGTGCCACCCGCTACTTCGCCGAGTCTGTCCGCCCAGGCAATGAGCGCGCCTTCCCCGCCGTACCCGCCAACTCGCTGAAGCAGTACAAGGAGAACGATGGCTTCGGCAAGCGCGCCTACATGGGCATCGATGCCGCCTACGACATTGAGGGCGACTACATGCTCCAGGTCAACCCCAAGAGCCCCTTCGGTCGCAACGCCCCTGCCCAGAAGCAGAGCAGCTACCACGGCATGCACACCGTCTGGCAAAACGAGAAGAGCTtccaataa